A genomic region of Ignavibacteriota bacterium contains the following coding sequences:
- a CDS encoding GNAT family N-acetyltransferase, giving the protein MEEIEIKHISALNILQLQEICIKTFYETFAKDNSEDNMKNYIDERFSLEKLNNELNNNNSEFYFAILNNNIIGYLKINYADAQTEIKKSTTLEIERIYVLSEYQGRKVGQLLFDKAVQIANIKKMEYIWLGVWERNLRAINFYKKNGFIEFGEHIFKLGDEEQKDIMMKMNV; this is encoded by the coding sequence ATGGAAGAGATTGAAATTAAGCATATAAGTGCTTTAAATATTCTGCAATTGCAGGAAATATGCATTAAAACTTTTTATGAAACGTTTGCCAAAGACAATTCTGAAGATAATATGAAGAATTACATAGATGAAAGATTTTCTCTCGAAAAATTGAACAATGAACTTAACAATAATAATTCCGAATTTTATTTCGCAATATTAAATAATAACATAATCGGTTACCTAAAAATAAATTATGCAGATGCCCAAACGGAGATTAAGAAATCAACAACTCTTGAAATTGAACGCATTTATGTTTTATCAGAATATCAAGGAAGGAAAGTAGGACAGTTGCTTTTTGATAAAGCAGTTCAAATAGCAAATATTAAGAAGATGGAATATATCTGGCTTGGAGTTTGGGAAAGAAATTTAAGGGCAATAAATTTTTACAAAAAGAATGGCTTTATTGAATTTGGAGAGCACATTTTCAAATTGGGTGACGAAGAACAAAAAGATATTATGATGAAAATGAATGTATAA
- a CDS encoding NAD(P)/FAD-dependent oxidoreductase, translating into MNNIEENIIIVGAGFGGLYAAKELLKSTNRFKVILIDKRNFHLFQPLLYQVATAQLSPEDISYPVREIFKNNANITILKDEVKSIDLDNKFINVECGKINYSKLIISTGVAPDYFGNFEWEKIVPPLKTLEDALVIRRKILNVFERAESEMLHPVEKIPLNFVIIGGGPTGVELAGALAELRKYSLKNEFRKINPERAKIYLIEAGNRILSNFPNKLNEKAKEFLEKLEVTVKTDCLVTSVQDGIVEIKNNGELQTIESKVVIWTAGVKAYYGNNIIGLKGINLDKKGRIEVTENLTIPNYKDVYVIGDISKLVTTNNINLPGTAPVAIQQGTYAAKHIKNNGSISDFKYRDKGNLAVIGRNAAIADFGFIKLSGFFAWIIWVFVHIGYLIGFNNRLLVMIKWGWNYFFKKQTSRIIYRSNNNR; encoded by the coding sequence TTGAATAACATAGAAGAAAATATAATAATTGTAGGCGCCGGTTTCGGAGGCTTGTATGCTGCCAAGGAATTACTTAAATCCACAAATAGATTTAAAGTAATTTTAATTGATAAAAGAAATTTCCATTTGTTTCAGCCACTACTATATCAAGTAGCCACCGCACAGCTTTCACCTGAAGATATATCTTATCCGGTTAGAGAAATATTTAAAAATAATGCGAATATTACAATCCTTAAAGATGAAGTTAAATCTATCGATTTGGATAATAAATTTATCAATGTAGAATGCGGAAAGATAAATTACAGTAAACTTATTATATCTACAGGAGTCGCGCCTGATTACTTTGGAAATTTTGAATGGGAAAAAATTGTGCCTCCATTAAAAACGCTAGAAGATGCACTGGTTATAAGAAGAAAAATTCTAAATGTTTTTGAGCGAGCAGAATCTGAAATGTTGCATCCCGTAGAAAAAATTCCATTAAATTTTGTAATAATCGGCGGCGGTCCAACCGGAGTTGAACTTGCCGGAGCTTTAGCGGAATTGAGAAAATACTCTCTTAAAAATGAGTTTAGAAAAATAAATCCCGAAAGAGCAAAAATTTATTTAATTGAAGCCGGTAATAGAATACTTTCTAATTTTCCCAATAAGTTAAATGAAAAAGCTAAGGAATTTTTAGAAAAACTTGAAGTAACGGTTAAAACCGACTGCCTTGTGACATCTGTTCAAGATGGAATAGTTGAGATTAAAAATAACGGAGAACTTCAAACAATTGAAAGTAAAGTTGTAATTTGGACTGCCGGCGTTAAAGCATATTACGGAAATAATATTATTGGTTTAAAAGGAATTAATTTGGATAAAAAAGGAAGAATTGAGGTTACAGAAAATTTAACCATTCCGAATTATAAAGATGTTTACGTTATTGGAGATATTTCTAAATTAGTTACAACAAATAATATCAATTTACCTGGTACCGCTCCCGTTGCAATTCAACAAGGTACGTATGCTGCAAAACATATTAAGAATAATGGCAGCATATCGGATTTCAAATATAGAGATAAAGGCAATCTTGCTGTAATTGGAAGAAATGCCGCAATTGCGGATTTTGGATTTATTAAACTAAGCGGATTTTTTGCATGGATAATTTGGGTATTTGTTCATATTGGATATTTAATTGGTTTTAACAATAGACTTTTAGTTATGATAAAATGGGGGTGGAATTATTTTTTTAAAAAGCAAACATCAAGAATTATTTATAGAAGTAATAATAATAGGTAG